TCCAGTTGTTGTTCTTCTTTGGAAGGGGGAGAAGTTTAAGTGCTTAAACAAGTCTAGTTAATTTATGTAGATCAAAGTCTTAGTAGTAGCAAAAGTAGGAAAAGTTTAAATGCTTAAACAAGTCTAGTTAATATATGTGGATCAAAGTCTTAGTAGTCCATTAAATTCTTCTTCCAGTTGTTATTCTTCTTTAGAAGTAAGAGAAATTTGAATGCTTAAACAAGTCTAGTTAATTTATGTTACAATTTAACACTTATGCTCTATTATGTTTCAAACTGAGTCTGTTGCATCAGCCGGATCTGATGTTCTTTTAGAGAGGGGGAGTACTTTCTTCTTCTCCACTTTCTCTCAGTCTTAACTTTCACAGTTTAAGATCCCCTTTTACCAGCCAAAACAGTTCAGTCTCTGTCCACCTTCCCTGCTTTTACTCTGGTTTATTCTGTCTTGCCTGATAAAGGTCTTCCTTTTACTCCGCTCTGCTCCACTCATTCTCAGTTATTGTAGCTGTTAgatttaacaatatttatttatttatttattttgttcaatacaaattgaaagttaaggagaataaaaacgtgtagcagtaaatatcagggaagggatagaagaagagatatgagaatagaatacatcaatgaagagtagaggaagtaTATAtcgatgggagaaaagatatataaaatataggagagacaattggacaggggatggaaggcacactagtgcaattATGCACCTCCTTCCTCATCACCTCTCCAATCGCACCCATCTCTATCTTCTCTGTCTCTGCCATCTCCACAGCCATCCGCTGGTCTGCCAAAACTATTCCTACTTCGCTCTGCTCCACTCCACTCGCCCTCCAGGGATTCCTTTATTCTCTGCTTGCAATACACACTTTTCTGCTTCACTCGCAATACACACTTTCCTTAATCCTTATGTCGCCTCTCACTTTAATGTCTCCGATCAATCTCTCCAGCAAGAAAATTGAGAGCCGCAGTCGTTTCCAGGCTCAAATCACTCAAATCACTTTCGTGTAAAGTAGTTTTTAATAGGTAAGCTCTCTCCCTCCAGCCACAATTCTCACGCTTCCTGACACGGTGACATCTTATCTCTGTTTCTCTCACCACTTATTGGCTATTAGCAATGTGGGGTTTCCCCCTCTGTTTTGAGCACTGTTCACGCACCTCTTTAAGAGATTCAGAGTTTTCAGTCAGAGTTACCTTCAATCACGTCTATAGATTGTGTTGTTTACTTGCTGATTCATTCAGGAATGTAAAAATCTCGCTTCTTCCACTGTTACTGGGGCTGACACAGTACTGAAGCAATCAGCATGGCTGACTGCACTCCTCTTTTGTccatctttcttgtttctctttcttctcttttgctaggtttttccttctttttcttctccctaccctttcttttctttctcttaattacatgtttgcaatagtcatttactattttttttgaattgtattatttttctatttgtgaataaaaacttattttttttaaaaaaaaggagaacGATCTGTAAAAATATTCTGGACATATTCTGGACTAAATTCAAAATTGTTCAATTTCATTCACATGATTAATCAGAATAGAacaggaagagaccttggaggtcttctagtccttccAATATTGGATTCATTTATTAGTTgccttgtttcttgtcttgctttctggtgctttggaaaatgtgTTAACAACAGTGTGTGGGGTCCTGGCCAAAACCCACAAATTGGTGTGTATGGAAGGGCAGGCCTGCCAAGAACTAAAGAGGCCAGTGGAGGTGGGAAACCGGCTTTGGTTAGAGTGGAGAGCCAGGGTATCATGGTCCTTACTGGGAGTCCTTACTGGGAGAGCTGAAGGGTAGGCTACTTTTGGGGAATTAGGATTCTCTGCTTGAAAATGATTCCTCATTCTGGCCTCTTGGACTCATCCTGTATAGCAGGTGTCAGATGAAATCAGGGCCCTGGTCTCAGGCTGAAGATTCTCTATACCAGATCAGTTGTCACCAAAGCCCTCTTGGTCCAGGATTTACTCTTGGATGAAGGggctgacctggcttgtgtgaccgaagcCTGGCTGGGTTccaagggaggtgttcctctcttggaaatgtgcccagatgggtttTTGGTCTTGTATCAGCTGTGACCCCTGGGAAGAGGTGGCAGAGTGGCTATCATTGTCTGAGAGGCTCTAAGCCCTTGCAGATCCCTGTCCCTGAGATTATTGGGTGTGAGTCCCAGCTCTTGAGACTGGACTTAGTGCTTCAGTTGGGCTTGCTGTTAACATACATGCCTCCCAGCTATGTTGCAATAGCCCTGCCTGCATTGCTTGAGGCAGTTGCCAGGCTGGCAatggagttccccaggcttatggtcCTGGGAGACTTCAATTTGCTATCACTCAGCAGTTCCTCAGATGCAGCGCatgagttcatggcttccatggccaccatggacctgacccaagtaattcagggtttGATTCATAGGGGAGGACATACACTTGGCCTAGTATTTCTCTCAGGGCAGTGGAAAAGTGATCTGATTTTAAGGGCTATAGTCATAacacctttgtcatggtcagatcactccTTGCTGAGGATGGACTTTGACAGGCCAATCTCCCACCGCAGGGAGGCAGAGGGAGCTAGGGGAAATTCCTAACTCGTCTGTCAACAGCTCGGTCAAGTCCCTTGTGACAGTATGGAATAAGGCCGCACTGGGGGCCCTGGACCAGATTGCACCTATGTGACCTTTACGAAGCAGTAGACCTTGGGGTTcttcttggtttactgaggaactctgggggatGAAACACCAAAAGAGATGCCTGAGCAAGCATGAAGGGACAGAAACTCTGAGTCTGACCAAACAAGGATAAGAGCCTATATTTGGACATACTTTGTGGCGATAGATGCGGCAAAGTCAGTGTATGTTACTGCCCTTATTGCATCTGCAGATTCTTGCCCAGCCACCCTATTTAGGGTGACCCATTCCCTCCCGAATAAGGAGTTAATGGTGGAGATCTTGCAGAGTTGGGCTGAGGAATTTGTTTAATTTCCTGCAGATAAAGTTGCTCATATTCAGAATGATCTGGAGTCTAATTTGGCAATTCAAACCGAGGTGACAGGGTCAGGTCTTAGTCCTGTTTGGGAAAAGTTTGACCTAGTAACTcctgatgaagtgaacaaggccatGGGAGTCGTCAGTTCCTCCACCTGTATACTGGACTGGTGCCCCTCCTGGTGGTTTCAGCCAGCTGGGAGGTGACACATAGCTGGAACCAGGCATTGATTAGCGATTTCTTGAGGGAGGGGTCTTTTCCATAGCTGCTGAAAGAGGTGATTGtgcgacccctcctcaagaaaccatcaCTGGATCCAGCCAAATTGAAGAACTTCAGGCCAGTCGCCAACTTGCCCTTTCTGGGCAAgcttgttgagaaagtggtggcattccaactccagcagtccttggattaTCTAAATCCTTTTCAGTCgggttttttatgaatttttaatggatttaatgggttTAAGCCTCCTCTGAAAACCTTTGAAGTAgtgaatccacaaaagatgaaccgtgaagtaacGTGAGATTATTGTAATGCCATCATGtccccacacccacccagtccttcttttctctaggctagccatacccaattcctgtgaCCATTCATCATTTGTTTTTGCCTCCagatttttaatcatcttagtttctCTTCTTTGCACAAAAGTTTCAACAAATTTTTTGTAGTGTgataaccaaaactggatgcagtttaTCAGGAGTTATTttactaaggatttataaagCAATTCTAATACTTCATAAACAATGCCTCTGTTCATACAACTGTTATACCAAATGGTCTGTAGTTTTCCGGATCAGTTCTCCCccactttttttgaagaaagaaaccaAATAAGCTCTTTTCCAATAGTAATACTCCCAGTGCACCatgatttttgaaataataataataataataataataatgatttattggatttgtatgccgcccctctccgtagacaatgGTGCTGAGATAATATCTGCCAGCTCCTGTGATCATATCACAAAATGTATATTAAAATTGCTCTTtggcaaaataaattttaaaaaaccatatctAAAAACTATTGCACTTAGGTTTACTCAGTATTAAATCCTTATAAATAGTTTCAATAAATAGATCCTCACTCTCTTCTTGCATGGATAAGTGTATTATCacaagaataaatataaaaatcttaATTGATCATTGAtcagatactgtatatataaatctgttattttagttttacttggtttttaaaaatcccattaacATATACTTGATTATTTAATACTCATATTTGGAATAAGTGAAGATGCATAATGCTTGAGAAATATTAAATTCATTTATATTCATTGGAATTTTAGTCATGCAAAAAAGtatgaaagataaataaaatgtatgcatatgtacacatatttatataaaataattatttaaaaatatgtacAAAATGTGCATCTACTAAGCCCACCTGGTTAAAACTGCTGTGCCAGGTAAAGGCATCATCCTTGATAGTAAAAATCTTGCTTGAAAAAAAGCAAGACATTAGCTTTCCAACTTTGTCATGATGAATAGATTGGTTTGGGAATGTGACCCAGTTTACAATATCAAATCCACTTGCCAATTCTCCATTGTGATCAAAAGAAATCTGATCACTTGCACAATTgttaaatatgatttttttcaaGAAAGAGTGGAGCTGCAAGTCAAAGAACAAGAAAGTTTATACAAGTATTTCAGAGATAATTCTTAAATCACAGAATGTATGTTTTTTCCTCATTTGTTTGAAGTGGATTGCAGAATAtttcacaattaaaaaaaagacctATTTTAATTTAAGAGATGAAATGGGCTAAAAAAGCATCACCAGTTAATGATACTTATGTTTGTCAAATTTTATCGAAGATAAGCTATTTTAAATTATCTATTCAACACTTTCCCATGTGGACAAATCACTAAGTAATAACATTGCAATAACTAAGTAATCCCCACTGCAATAACAAAGTCAAGAACAGAAGTAGGAAATGTTGTTGGGCGAACCCatcgaagttcgggttcagcgggtTCAGCCGAACTTGTGGCAGAGTTtgggtaagttcgccgaaccccaaccccaaccccaacactTCTGGCCCTGCCCTCTCATCTTCCGCCAAAGCAGCCCGCAgccacctgtctccttttatttcttacggaaaaggGTCAGACGCTGCAGCCGCGTCTCTTCCGCAAGCTGAgccttttccgtaagaaataaaagaagacagGTGGCTGcgggctgccctgggcaatgggcacAACAGGGGGGAGAGCCGCGCCACCTCCGAGCTCAAAATTTCCATGCCACGGGAATGGCGCTGGAAGCAAAAGGAAGCAGGGAATCCTATTTGCTTGCcacccacgatgggattccaggggtggggttttgacatcacggagactccttcttggcctgtggctttatttcctcaaCTCCCCTGTTTCAGCCCCAGCCAAGAAGGGGTtttcatgatgtcaaagccctgcccccagaatcccattttgggcggcaagcaaatgggattccccaactccttttgcttgcagcgccattccgaggtggggaaattttgggctcggaggCGGTGCAGCTCTCCCCCCTGTTGCACTCCAAAGAATGCCAGGGTGActaaggctgccctgggcaatgagccgcctccgagcccaaaatttccctgCCTCaggaatggcgctgcaagcacaaggaggtggggaatcccatttgcttgccacacacaatgggattccaggggcggggctttgacatcacaggtCCTGCCCCCCTTTCTCTGCCTCCTTTCCCCAGtgaggagcacacagcagatGGAAAAAGAGGGGGGTGATGCCCGTCACCTGCCAGCCTTCCTTCCCTGCGTggtctctctcccacacacacaccacacacctacacacaaacacacatgcaccctCTCTCACACAaaactttctctccctctctctctctctctcacacacacacacacactttcacacATATATTTACacaacacacactctctctctcacacacacacacacacatttgaaaaccaCCAGTTTGGGAAAAAAAACCATCTGTGTTAAATCcacgcctcccctccctccttgtgCTGCAATGGTCTGGATTTTCCCTGTCCTTTTAAagccattctcctcctcctcctcctcccatctcccacctccctcccaacctcccgaccggccaacagctccctggcatttgccttcctctgccaccactggcacccagctcctcctcctcttctcagaaaaTGACAGCCAGGCACCACCACGGAGGCTGGGAGAGTTGGGGGGCAAtttccctctgcctgccaccaccccctcccctttccaaagagtgccgggtggacttcaactcccagagtttctcagccagccaacctcactttaagactttgtggacttcaactcccagagttcctcagccagcttcgtTGAGTAAGAGCCCTCCTGCCCACCGTGGTGTTTGAGTGCGTGCCAAACCTGACCATGGACTTTTTTAAAAGTCCGAGTTCaaattcggtatgccgaacaccgcaaagttctgCATGGACCtgaactatgcaagtttggttcacccaacactagtagGAAACTTTTGATATGTCATAAAGATAGATGGCAGAAAAGTAAACAACAGTTTCTCCACTGGGTTTCATTAAATGCAATAATGCTAATATAAGcaattaaagaattaaaagaattaaaatatagTTATGTAGAGGACACAGTAAGCTGAAGATATCTTAATCAAGAAACGCCAATAAAAAGTTATGAGTTTTGAGAGATCTAAAATAATTGAGCAATATACTACATTACCTTCCATGGCTGAAGATCTTGAAGAAATGCTTTTTCTCTGTTTACAATTTTTCTCTGTCTGAAATGGCATGACCACATGGCTTGTATAGCATGTGCTACTGCATAGACTGCATTATATACACCATAGCTATAACTACTCATAGTCATTTCAAAAAAAGCTGCAGGAAGTGTCTCCAGCTTTTCCCGCCCACTACAGGGGCCATTGGTTTTCTCAGCTGGAGGCAGTTTGGGAAACACACAATCaaatgcatgtgcccacacattTTTGATAAAACCATCATCTCTTGATAAAGGGTTTACATTCTGAAGAAACTGTTGGAAACCAGGAACCTCATTTGAATGAACAGTGAAAGACAGAGCACCATAAAATACTTGGATATCCCACTTCCTTTGGTAGTAATATGATGCAAGATCACTCTGAGCCACCATGATCCACACTTTCCCTTTTGGTTCTTTAGCCACTAATTCCATTTGTGGCAGATAAAGCAATACTCTCAAAATCACCATATTTCTTTCATAAACTATCACAACATTGGCATTACTTCTCatcaagaaaagatacatttcccCTAGCCAATCCAGGTCATCAAGAATAGTACTTAGATAAAACGGCTTAAGTCTTTTCAAGAAAGCAACACAGATTCTATAAGGAGAAAACATGGAGGAAATAGTACGCACAAATTTTTCTCCATCTTCATCTTTAAATAATATTCCAATCCATGTCCACCTGAAGTGTACAAGGAGCTGGATGATTGCTTTGTATTGGTGGGCCTCATTTGGGGACATCTGATAGAAATAATGTTCTTCAGATCTATCATTCTTATGTAGAGGAGAACCATATGTGATCTGTTCAAAGAAAAGTCAAAAAATTGAGATAAGAATACAAATTGCATACCTTCATTTGGATCATAGGCATTTACAAGCAGAGGCACAGGTTAGAGAAAGATAAAACCTTATTGGCTTCTAGTCACTATATTAAGTTTAATAAGTTTAAAAGCAGTATTTCATCAATTTATGTGAGATAGTTAATACGTTTTAAAACAGTATATCGTCAAATTATGTGAGATACCTATAGTTCTTACCTGTGAAATTTTGTAGATACACAAAAGAAATGAAACTTTGTAGATCCAAAAAATAAATGACAAAGTGAAAGAGATTCCAGAATTAAGTTTTGGCacgtaggtcatttgatatgagtattccaagatctttgtcAGAGTCAGGGTCAGGGTCTTCTGCAAGGTCTTATTTAtacagcttgtatttggtgttctgattctttttgccaatgtgaaggacagagcatttgttgattgagatttgccagttgtttgaccattctgatattcTGACCATTCAAGCTCTCTTTGAAAGGTAGCAGTGCTGTtgcggtggtgttgaaaagttttacatcattggagAAATGAGTTCGTTCTGATGTCACATTTATAATTAGAGAtggatttctttatatattactTATTTTAATAAATTGACTATATTCATTGTGCTTCATAAAAAAAATAGCTAGATTTACAAAACTCAAATAATTAAATCCCTGTAAGTTTCCTTAAATTCCCACCTGTGGAACTTTGTAGATGCTCAAAATACGTGCCATCTTGAAAGAGATTCCAGAATAAAGTGCTCCAATGACTGAAATGAGTTTGTTCTGGATTTCACACTTAAAATTGGGGATAAATTTATTCTGTCTGGAGAAAAGTTTCATTGTGGCATATGATGCGTATGTCCCAGCATAGTTATCATACATTCTGAATCCTAAAGTGATGTTTGGTAAGATATGGGGGGTTTCATTGATCTCCTTTACAGCAAATACCAGAGCTAAAATATGTTGATAGTACTTGGTAAGAATACTGTTAATAGAATTAAATATTCATTGAGGAAAGTTCTTCATCTAAGAAAGTTATTTTAACATTTGTATGCTTCATTGAAATTCTTAGAATTGAACACTTGCTTTACCATATTATATCATTTTATTGCAatcaaaactattttaaaattttatttcatgCATTATTTAAATGGTGCACATATGGAGTATGTTGAATACCCTCAGAATAATTTTTCAGCGGGATTATAATTGTCTTTTCTTAGACTATTTTTACAGATATTCCTTGATTTATTACTACAAATTaaatccaaaatttatgttgttaactaagacatttattaagtgaattttgtctcagtttacaacctttcttgccatagttgctaAGTTAATCATTGCAGTTGATGAGTTAGAAACAtgattgttaattgaatctggttttcccattgattttTTCTTGCTAAAAGGTTTTAAAAGGTGCTCATATGACCTTTCaatacagcaatggtcataagtatgaaccagttgccaagcatctgaattttgatcacatgatcatggggctgtaacttgtaagtgtgaaaaattgttatAAGACACTTTTTCCAGGGCCACTGTAACTTTTAATGGCCACCAAATGAAATGCTGTAAATCTACCTGTATAAGATTCTCAGTGAAATAAAAGCAAGGAGATTTTCATCATCTTAACTATATTTTGAAAGTAATCCTTCAAGTTATCCTTTAGCTAGTTTGAAGTTATTTTTTGTTAAAGGGAAATGCTctgtccctttttaaaatagaaaataagttATACTTCTATCTTGTACTCCTATGATTAAAAAAATCACATCAAAAAAAGTTTAGTCTAGTACCACATTAACCACATTTAATCTTAACTAATCAGTACCTAATTACTACTATTGACTGATTTACTAgactgttttctttctttagctCATCCATCAACTATCATATGAAATACAAAAAAACCATTTACTTCATGTACATAATTTCAATATGAATTACTTTCAATAATTatgataaatataataaaaaactacaaaatataataataataataataataataataataataataataataataataatttattggatttgtatgccgccccgctccgtagactcggggcggctaacaacaataataaacacaacatgtacaatccaataataaaaaacaactaaaaacccctattataaaaccaaacatacacacaaacataccatgcataacttgtaatggcctagggggaagagctatctcaactaccccatgcctgatttacgaaagacagggagggtgggggcagttctaatataataaaatataaaataaaatataataaaaaactattctgcaacctgcagctcctccactgcaaaaatatatggacaactcatctagatcaagggaaatctatagatgcaatttatatcgacttctgcaaagcctttgattcagtggtccacaacaaactactcctaaaactcaaatcctatggcatctcaggattcctcaacagctggattacagcattcctgtcaaacagacaacaagttgtcaaaataggaagcaccacatccacccccatcccagttaaaagcggtgttccccaaggtagtgggGAACTATCCCACTACTTCAttttctacatcaatgacctttgcgattacatcacaagcaactgtgtcctcttctccgatgatgtaaaactcgttaacatcaccgataacacaactactctccaaaaagacctgaactctgtttctgagtggtccaacacatggcaactccaaatctcaactagcaaatgctctgtcctacacattgggaaaaagaatctgaactccaaatacgaactgaataatcaaattatcacagataatcccccactcggttaaaaaccttggtatactaacaacaaaagatttaagtgccaaagcccactgcaacaacatagccaagaaggcttcgagagttgtaaacctaatcctacgtagcttctgctctggcaatttcacactacttaccagagcttacaaaacttttgccagatccatcctcgaatacagcttatccatttggaacccatatcgcatctcagacatcaacaccctttaaaatgtccaaagatacttcaccagaagagcccttcattcctccactcgaaacagaataccctacgagactagactttcaatcctgggcctagaaagcttagaactaagatgccttaaacaagatctaagtattgcccacaagatcatatgctgcaatgtcctgcctgtcggcgactacttcagcttcaaccacaacacaagagcacataacatatttaaacttaatattaaccactccaaacttgactgtaaaaaatatgacttcagtaactgagttgtcgaagcgtggaactcattactggactccagatttctaagaggtcagtaaggggcaagtacaagtgtactagtgtgccttctgtcccctgtcctattgctctcctatatctcctgtacctttcttctattcctatatctcttcttctattctttcattgatatgttctattactatatcttcttttctattctttcttagatatattttactatgagtatctcctctataaccttcatcatgtattttactatgtgtgtgtatatatatacccactaaaaccctcagacaaaataaataaataaataaaataaataagtaaataatcaaGTACTGTATATCAGCACTTGCACATATGCATACCgatagaaaaagaagggaaggggaaaaaagaagattaCTCACAGAAAGTCATCATTAAATGAATAGTGAGGATTTTCATCAAAGGTAGGAGGAACTGTAGGGATAGTGATAAGAGATGTTATACCACCAATGATCAAATCACTGGCTTGAAAATAATTATGCACAATAGCAAGTGGTTCATTGCTTGTACATTTTGTCATTTCAGTCATACATACTGTCCATGGTAAGAACAAGATGACAAACATTGTTTTTCAGCTCCCAGTTATCTCTAAATGATGTAGTTTTCTTCTTATTCTGATGTTTATCCACTATGGCTCAAATGTGATTTAAATATTCACTACTTTCTTTCAGCCAACCACTTTTCCACTAAGTTGTAAAcacttctgtattttatgttgccTCAATTCTTAGATTTGCTAACGTTTACCAAGCTTCAGGAGAGTTTTTTGGAAGCAGAATTAATCacagtcttttaaaataattaccagTCAGATAATAtaggtatttttaaaattccaatttatttctatgCTACGAGGACCATTTTATCAATAAATTTTA
The genomic region above belongs to Erythrolamprus reginae isolate rEryReg1 unplaced genomic scaffold, rEryReg1.hap1 H_1, whole genome shotgun sequence and contains:
- the LOC139155295 gene encoding vomeronasal type-2 receptor 26-like encodes the protein MALHYILQHLESPMTYARVIFVDFSSAFNTIVPDIRLTKLNQLAVPEHTLCMTEMTKCTSNEPLAIVHNYFQASDLIIGGITSLITIPTVPPTFDENPHYSFNDDFLILTKYYQHILALVFAVKEINETPHILPNITLGFRMYDNYAGTYASYATMKLFSRQNKFIPNFKCEIQNKLISVIGALYSGISFKMARILSIYKVPQITYGSPLHKNDRSEEHYFYQMSPNEAHQYKAIIQLLVHFRWTWIGILFKDEDGEKFVRTISSMFSPYRICVAFLKRLKPFYLSTILDDLDWLGEMYLFLMRSNANVVIVYERNMVILRVLLYLPQMELVAKEPKGKVWIMVAQSDLASYYYQRKWDIQVFYGALSFTVHSNEVPGFQQFLQNVNPLSRDDGFIKNVWAHAFDCVFPKLPPAEKTNGPCSGREKLETLPAAFFEMTMSSYSYGVYNAVYAVAHAIQAMWSCHFRQRKIVNREKAFLQDLQPWKLHSFLKKIIFNNCASDQISFDHNGELASGFDIVNWVTFPNQSIHHDKVGKLMSCFFSSKIFTIKDDAFTWHSSFNQTMPISSCTESCLPGYFKQKQEGKQFCCYDCFLCPEGRISSQHDMDGCSECPQDQYASKKRDSCIRKTMTFLSYDEPLGMSLAILAISFSLLTLLVLVTFLKHHNTPIVKVNNRDLTYMLLFSLLLCFLCIFLFLIPPGNIICLFRQISFAIVFSMAVSCVLAKTIIVLLAFMATKPGSRVRKWVGRKLAISIVFFCSLIQAAICIIWLAIFPPYPEMDLHSETTEVILQCNEGSATMFYSLLGYMGFLAVFSFTVAFLSRNLPSSFNEAKFITFSMLIFCSVWISFVPSYLSTKGKYMVAVEIFSILTSSSALLGCIFFPKCFLILLRPHLNVREELIRKKL